A section of the Ictalurus punctatus breed USDA103 chromosome 8, Coco_2.0, whole genome shotgun sequence genome encodes:
- the cax2 gene encoding uncharacterized protein cax2 isoform X1, with amino-acid sequence MSFVIVAGAVMSTHTETRRRATNIDHENEELSWDHGSVRDYAGITGYPSGSCCDHVCGNDQHVCTTDCHLHLPCCLYTHKYTNKGHSTHTANETWEEVTCSKTTISAENEVEAQKLANNYKFGFRKWKSHVTERPFEDRSDIVKELYSELSIIKPNTGSLCTCGNVLYIFLFGWWISVVYLLVGIMMYITIIGAPHGKLCFRLSRYFLWPFGKAIQKASRAPSNVSVKVRNDLLGEVDEGKAVSPLLRSTTLMENIEGSSGPPEQLCWNHLSVYVWVLLGYPPLVVAHGMLCILSWLMVITIPVAKMSIRTLSNVLLMPPEQVLINDATGEGEGQAILCCYHAVNIYYYKYTVDGINVFAVNLLPLVIVSLVIGYVDQGNQFVGAEVKFTTAIGSLIPLSYYIGMGIASISAQSNFAVGAVVNATFGSITELTFYITALLRGHYQGTNCLEEIVKAALTGTLLGCILFIPGICMIIGGLKHREQRFNSRSAGVSSSLLFISVGGVFAPTLFSKAYGNLVCEDCTNSSGTNSSNGTFTCRNCHYDLIENNYSLFHSHIAPLVYTVSVLLPVAYIIGLLFTLKTHSHIYDIHVGDGSAEAHPGAVVHWSRWRALLILIIATVLMSCCADLITEHIHSILTHPNISQYFIGVTVLAMVPEIPEIVTGIQFALQNNISLSLEVGRCIAVQVCMIQIPILILFNAFYDVGFLLIFSDLHLWASIFSVILVNYIFMDGKSDYFQGTALVVVYLILLALYFFAPSPAGC; translated from the exons ATGAGCTTTGTTATTGTAGCAGGAGCTGTAATGTCTACTCACACAGAGACTCGGAGAAGAGCAACCAACATCGACCACGAGAATGAAG AGCTTTCATGGGACCATGGGAGTGTCAGAGACTATGCTGGTATTACTGGTTATCCCTCCGGCTCCTGTTGTGATCATGTGTGTGGAAATGACCAGCACGTCTGTACCACTGACTGTCACCTGCATTTACCCTGCtgcctttacacacacaaatacacaaacaaag GACatagcacacacacagctaatgaAACATGGGAAGAAGTAACATGTAGTAAGACCACTATAAGTGCCGAAAATGAGGTGGAGGCACAAAAGCTTGCCAATAATTACAAG TTCGGATTCAGAAAGTGgaaaagtcatgtgactgagCGACCCTTTGAGGACAGATCCGATATTGTGAAGGAGCTCTACTCAGAGCTCAGCATCATTAAACCAAACACAG GCTCTTTATGTACATGTGGCAatgttttgtatatatttttatttggttgGTGGATCTCTGTGGTGTACCTTCTCGTTGGTATCATGATGTACATCACCATTATTGGAGCCCCTCATG GTAAATTGTGCTTCAGACTGTCCCGTTACTTTCTGTGGCCATTTGGAAAAGCAATACAGAAG GCAAGTCGTGCACCATCAAATGTCAGTGTGAAAGTCCGCAATGATTTACTAGGTGAAGTGGATGAGGGGAAGGCAGTCTCCCCCCTACTGAGGTCCACCACATTGATGGAGAACATAGAGGGCTCATCTGGGCCTCCAGAGCAGCTCTGCTGG AATCatctgagtgtgtatgtgtgggtacTGCTGGGATACCCTCCTCTGGTTGTGGCTCATGGCATGTTGTGTATACTCTCCTGGCTCATGGTCATCACCATCCCTGTGGCCAAAATGAGTATCCGAACCCTGAGCAATGTCTTACTAATGCCCCCTGAGCAAGTTCTCATAAATGATGCCACTGGG GAAGGTGAAGGTCAAGCCATTCTGTGCTGCTACCATGCAGTGAATATCTACTACTACAAGTACACGGTTGATGGAATCAATGTTTTTGCTGTCA ATCTCCTCCCTTTGGTCATTGTCTCGCTGGTGATTGGCTATGTGGACCAGGGCAACCAGTTTGTCGGTGCCGAGGTTAAATTCACCACTGCAATAGGTTCACTCATCCCGTTGTCCTACTATATTGGAATGGGGATAGCCAG TATTTCAGCTCAGAGTAACTTTGCAGTCGGTGCAGTGGTCAATGCCACTTTTGGCTCCATCACCGAGCTTACCTTTTACATCACGGCCTTGCTTAGGGGTCATTACCAGGGCACCAACTGCCTAGAGGAGATTGTAAAGGCAGCATTGACCGGGACATTGCTCGGATGTATACTGTTCATCCCG GGGATATGTATGATCATTGGAGGGCTGAAACACAGGGAGCAGAGGTTTAATAGCCGCTCAGCTGGAGTCAGCTCCTCTCTACTTTTCATATCTGTCGGAG GTGTGTTTGCTCCCACACTCTTCTCTAAAGCTTATGGGAATCTGGTGTGTGAAGACTGCACTAACTCCTCTGGGACCAACAGTAGCAATGGGACTTTCACCTGCAGGAACTGCCACTATGACCTG ATTGAAAACAACTACAGCCTGTTTCATAGCCATATAGC ACCCCTGGTGTACACAGTGTCAGTTCTGCTACCGGTAGCCTACATCATCGGCCTTCTGTTCACTCTGAAGACTCATTCACACATCTATGACATTCATGTTGGTGATGGAAGTG cAGAGGCTCATCCAGGTGCAGTGGTGCACTGGTCTCGCTGGAGAGCTCTGCTCATTCTGATCATCGCCACAGTGCTCATGTCCTGTTGTGCTGACCTCATCACAGAGCACATCCATTCCATACTGACCCACCCAAACATCTCCCAG TACTTTATAGGTGTGACAGTTTTGGCCATGGTTCCTGAAATACCAGAGATAGTCACTGGTATACAGTTTGCTCTTCAGAATAATATCAGCTTGAG TTTAGAAGTTGGGCGCTGCATTGCGGTACAGGTGTGCATGATTCAGATCCCCATATTGATCCTGTTCAATGCCTTTTAC gaTGTTGGCTTTCTGCTCATCTTCAGTGACTTGCATCTGTGGGCCAGCATCTTCAGCGTCATCCTTGTCAACTACATCTTCATGGATGGAAAGTCTGATTACTTTCAAG GTACAGCTCTCGTGGTCGTGTATCTCATCCTCCTTGCTCTCTACTTCTTTGCTCCTTCACCAGCAGGTTGTTAA
- the fam185a gene encoding protein FAM185A has protein sequence MRHSLFYGIIRLKYPQECLRHYPFRVFRALSDAANEPLKKWTFTVSPFIKVSCHVYCNVSVQPLDAHAFPGADRVFVAVHGRSGDDVTALDKVQVHYDDQSKELQVVGDETISNLSIELTTPIKSDLHVVSHGNGSVRIQNMESELCDVQTERGHCVLQSVKSHKVQVRSSGGNIAGMGTIHGNVEIMTAGHSRVDIKKVQGTSMNMSTEHGPLNVKAIYAESSAVDSSSGKIHIGHIHGEALVRSDTGDIIIDSSSGVLTVHTNAGNIDAYVSQTGTAELHTQQGAVSVRVPSTLKASVQLCGSTVEASSEIAQETQIQSSQGKAVLTGSLNGGTQEDCWISATADRGAVSMKAQSWFETLKLGS, from the exons ATGAGGCACAGTTTATTTTACGGCATTATTCGTTTGAAATATCCGCAAGAATGTTTAAGACACTATCCTTTTAGGGTTTTTCGGGCTTTATCGGATGCTGCTAACGAGCCTTTGAAAAAGTGGACTTTCACAGTCAGCCCTTTTATTAAAGTTAGTTGTCATGTATACTGTAATGTCTCAGTACAGCCTCTGGATGCACACGCATTTCCGGGAGCGGATCGGGTGTTTGTTGCTGTACACGGTCGCAGCGGTGATGACGTCACTGCACTGGACAAGGTTCAAGTTCACTATGATGATCAGAGCAAGGAACTACAAGTTGTCGGCGACGAGACCATCAGTAATCTGTCTATAGAACTCACAACTCCTATTAAAAGTG ACCTTCATGTTGTTAGTCATGGGAATGGCAGTGTGAGGATCCAGAACATGGAAAGCGAACTGTGCGATgtacagacagaaagaggtCACTGTGTCCTACAGTCTGTCAAG AGTCACAAAGTGCAGGTACGGTCTAGTGGAGGAAACATCGCTGGCATGGGAACCATCCATGGCAATGTGGAGATAATGACTGCAGGACACAGT AGAGTTGACATTAAGAAGGTCCAGGGAACGTCCATGAATATGTCCACAGAACATGGTCCACTAAATGTGAAAGCCATTTATGCTGAGTCCAGTGCTGTGGATTCCTCTTCTGGGAAAATCCATATTGGGCACATACACG GTGAAGCACTTGTGAGGAGTGACACAGGAGATATCATCATTG ACAGTTCTAGTGGAGTCCTAACAGTACACACTAATGCTGGAAACATTGATGCGTATGTGAGCCAAACAGGAACAGCTGAGCTTCATACACAGCAAG GTGCTGTGAGTGTTCGTGTGCCATCCACTTTAAAGGCCTCTGTGCAGTTGTGTGGGTCGACAGTGGAAGCCAGTTCAGAGATTGCTCAGGAGACACAAATCCAGTCATCTCAGGGAAAAGCTGTACTTACTG GGTCGTTGAATGGTGGCACACAGGAGGACTGCTGGATCAGTGCCACTGCTGACAGAGGAGCCGTGAGCATGAAGGCCCAGAGCTGGTTTGAGACGCTTAAACTGGGGAGCTGA
- the cax2 gene encoding uncharacterized protein cax2 isoform X2, whose protein sequence is MKSFHGTMGVSETMLVLLVIPPAPVVIMCVEMTSTSVPLTVTCIYPAAFTHTNTQTKFGFRKWKSHVTERPFEDRSDIVKELYSELSIIKPNTGSLCTCGNVLYIFLFGWWISVVYLLVGIMMYITIIGAPHGKLCFRLSRYFLWPFGKAIQKASRAPSNVSVKVRNDLLGEVDEGKAVSPLLRSTTLMENIEGSSGPPEQLCWNHLSVYVWVLLGYPPLVVAHGMLCILSWLMVITIPVAKMSIRTLSNVLLMPPEQVLINDATGEGEGQAILCCYHAVNIYYYKYTVDGINVFAVNLLPLVIVSLVIGYVDQGNQFVGAEVKFTTAIGSLIPLSYYIGMGIASISAQSNFAVGAVVNATFGSITELTFYITALLRGHYQGTNCLEEIVKAALTGTLLGCILFIPGICMIIGGLKHREQRFNSRSAGVSSSLLFISVGGVFAPTLFSKAYGNLVCEDCTNSSGTNSSNGTFTCRNCHYDLIENNYSLFHSHIAPLVYTVSVLLPVAYIIGLLFTLKTHSHIYDIHVGDGSAEAHPGAVVHWSRWRALLILIIATVLMSCCADLITEHIHSILTHPNISQYFIGVTVLAMVPEIPEIVTGIQFALQNNISLSLEVGRCIAVQVCMIQIPILILFNAFYDVGFLLIFSDLHLWASIFSVILVNYIFMDGKSDYFQGTALVVVYLILLALYFFAPSPAGC, encoded by the exons ATGAAG AGCTTTCATGGGACCATGGGAGTGTCAGAGACTATGCTGGTATTACTGGTTATCCCTCCGGCTCCTGTTGTGATCATGTGTGTGGAAATGACCAGCACGTCTGTACCACTGACTGTCACCTGCATTTACCCTGCtgcctttacacacacaaatacacaaacaaag TTCGGATTCAGAAAGTGgaaaagtcatgtgactgagCGACCCTTTGAGGACAGATCCGATATTGTGAAGGAGCTCTACTCAGAGCTCAGCATCATTAAACCAAACACAG GCTCTTTATGTACATGTGGCAatgttttgtatatatttttatttggttgGTGGATCTCTGTGGTGTACCTTCTCGTTGGTATCATGATGTACATCACCATTATTGGAGCCCCTCATG GTAAATTGTGCTTCAGACTGTCCCGTTACTTTCTGTGGCCATTTGGAAAAGCAATACAGAAG GCAAGTCGTGCACCATCAAATGTCAGTGTGAAAGTCCGCAATGATTTACTAGGTGAAGTGGATGAGGGGAAGGCAGTCTCCCCCCTACTGAGGTCCACCACATTGATGGAGAACATAGAGGGCTCATCTGGGCCTCCAGAGCAGCTCTGCTGG AATCatctgagtgtgtatgtgtgggtacTGCTGGGATACCCTCCTCTGGTTGTGGCTCATGGCATGTTGTGTATACTCTCCTGGCTCATGGTCATCACCATCCCTGTGGCCAAAATGAGTATCCGAACCCTGAGCAATGTCTTACTAATGCCCCCTGAGCAAGTTCTCATAAATGATGCCACTGGG GAAGGTGAAGGTCAAGCCATTCTGTGCTGCTACCATGCAGTGAATATCTACTACTACAAGTACACGGTTGATGGAATCAATGTTTTTGCTGTCA ATCTCCTCCCTTTGGTCATTGTCTCGCTGGTGATTGGCTATGTGGACCAGGGCAACCAGTTTGTCGGTGCCGAGGTTAAATTCACCACTGCAATAGGTTCACTCATCCCGTTGTCCTACTATATTGGAATGGGGATAGCCAG TATTTCAGCTCAGAGTAACTTTGCAGTCGGTGCAGTGGTCAATGCCACTTTTGGCTCCATCACCGAGCTTACCTTTTACATCACGGCCTTGCTTAGGGGTCATTACCAGGGCACCAACTGCCTAGAGGAGATTGTAAAGGCAGCATTGACCGGGACATTGCTCGGATGTATACTGTTCATCCCG GGGATATGTATGATCATTGGAGGGCTGAAACACAGGGAGCAGAGGTTTAATAGCCGCTCAGCTGGAGTCAGCTCCTCTCTACTTTTCATATCTGTCGGAG GTGTGTTTGCTCCCACACTCTTCTCTAAAGCTTATGGGAATCTGGTGTGTGAAGACTGCACTAACTCCTCTGGGACCAACAGTAGCAATGGGACTTTCACCTGCAGGAACTGCCACTATGACCTG ATTGAAAACAACTACAGCCTGTTTCATAGCCATATAGC ACCCCTGGTGTACACAGTGTCAGTTCTGCTACCGGTAGCCTACATCATCGGCCTTCTGTTCACTCTGAAGACTCATTCACACATCTATGACATTCATGTTGGTGATGGAAGTG cAGAGGCTCATCCAGGTGCAGTGGTGCACTGGTCTCGCTGGAGAGCTCTGCTCATTCTGATCATCGCCACAGTGCTCATGTCCTGTTGTGCTGACCTCATCACAGAGCACATCCATTCCATACTGACCCACCCAAACATCTCCCAG TACTTTATAGGTGTGACAGTTTTGGCCATGGTTCCTGAAATACCAGAGATAGTCACTGGTATACAGTTTGCTCTTCAGAATAATATCAGCTTGAG TTTAGAAGTTGGGCGCTGCATTGCGGTACAGGTGTGCATGATTCAGATCCCCATATTGATCCTGTTCAATGCCTTTTAC gaTGTTGGCTTTCTGCTCATCTTCAGTGACTTGCATCTGTGGGCCAGCATCTTCAGCGTCATCCTTGTCAACTACATCTTCATGGATGGAAAGTCTGATTACTTTCAAG GTACAGCTCTCGTGGTCGTGTATCTCATCCTCCTTGCTCTCTACTTCTTTGCTCCTTCACCAGCAGGTTGTTAA
- the armc10 gene encoding armadillo repeat-containing protein 10 encodes MKYYSYFMMGEDGVLQKLGNMKALLGIVAGAGASYGLYKMLLRACREDPEGKKIKERESGNIQPGSLMAKVSGFNVVSGTLRTEVASSEILSKSPSSLEPRHLSMLLSLLQSCPNPAERKQVLITLGNAAAFTVNQDLLREFRGLHIIASFLSDPEPDVRVQTLNTLNNLSMNIRNQEQLQIYVPSVLELIEMSPVNSDLQMAALRLLTNLTVTDNHQHLLKNSIMLLLSLLVVSNSGLQIQVLKVLVNLSSNPDIMDEIVQAQAPASLVLLFDCCTSTEVLLRLLVFIGNLRAWRPSAQVAEALRRRPDTLYCVLLDSCSQIHSRLPLLLSHPDGEVRAQVVRLLA; translated from the exons atgaaatattacAGTTATTTCATGATGGGAGAGGACGGGGTATTACAAAAGCTGGGTAATATGAAGGCTCTGTTGGGCATCGTAGCAGGAGCAGGAGCTTCGTATGGACTCTACAAAATGTTGCTGCGCGCCTGCAGAGAAGATCCagagggaaagaaaataaaggagagagaaagtgggAATATACAACCAGGAAGTCTGATGGCCAAAGTGTCTGGATTTAATGTTGTTAGTGGAACTCTGAGAACAGAAGTTGCGTCAA GTGAAATTCTCTCCAAATCCCCCAGCAGTCTGGAGCCTCGACACCTCAGCATGCTTCTATCTCTCCTACAGAGCTGCCCGAACCCAGCGGAGAGAAAACAAGTCCTTATAACTTTAGGAAATGCTGCAGCTTTTACAGTGAACCAG GATCTCCTTCGTGAATTTAGAGGTCTTCATATCATTGCCAGCTTCCTTTCTGACCCTGAACCTGATGTCAGAGTGCAGACACTGAATACCTTGAATAACCTGAGCATGAACATCCGTAACCAAGAGCAGCTGCAG ATCTATGTTCCTTCAGTGTTGGAGCTGATTGAGATGTCCCCTGTGAACTCGGATCTTCAAATGGCAGCACTGAGGTTACTGACAAATTTGACCGTCACAGATAATCATCAGCATTTACTGAAGAACTCCATCATGCTGCTCTTGTCACTACTTGTAGTGAGCAACAGTGGTCTTCAG ATCCAGGTTTTAAAGGTTCTAGTCAATTTATCATCTAATCCAGACATAATGGACGAAATAGTACAAGCCCAG GCTCCTGCTTCCCTGGTGCTCCTCTTTGATTGCTGCACAAGCACAGAAGTGCTTCTTCGCCTTCTGGTCTTCATAGGGAACCTGCGGGCTTGGAGACCATCTGCACAGGTAGCCGAAGCTCTGAGGAGGCGACCGGACACCCTCTACTGTGTGCTGCTAGACAGCTGCTCTCAGATACACAGCAGACTCCCTCTGCTCCTCTCCCACCCTGATGGAGAGGTCAGAGCTCAGGTGGTGCGGCTCCTCGCTTAA
- the LOC108268498 gene encoding uncharacterized protein LOC108268498: MTVLEQLEVQKSNTSGNAQVEHLHKLQAPAPPTVPRRGRKLLPAQQERLERIKAHQPNINTPCGTRWVTEYTENFGLPQPVRLTPEKTAHWKASIFYSTRNPHSADKCRHTEYQALYSPETDQCLQTDQCSQTDQCLPPPLGKATARHCPKASTLRGAPPTASTKALPGRKLLPAQQERLERIKAHQPDINTPCGTRWVTKYTENVGSPQIVRLPRAPKKTACRLASTFRSIPNPHFGDKYRRSEYQAIYGPEIRTAQFNLTLYRQLHGTA; encoded by the exons ATGACGGTCCTAGAGCAGCTTGAAGTACAAAAGAGTAACACTTCTGGAAATGCTCAGGTGGAGCACCTCCACAAGCTCCAGGCTCCTGCTCCACCCACTGTCCCCAGAAGAG GACGAAAGTTGCTCCCAGCCCAGCAGGAGAGACTAGAGCGTATAAAGGCTCATCAGCCCAACATCAACACACCATg CGGGACTCGGTGGGTGACTGAGTATACGGAAAACTTTGGTTTGCCGCAACCTGTCCGCTTAACTCCGGAGAAAACTGCACACTGGAAGGCCTCGATCTTTTATAGCACACGTAACCCTCATTCTGCAGACAAGTGTCGACACACCGAATATCAGGCTCTCTACAGTCCTGAG ACAGATCAGTGCTTACAGACAGATCAGTGCTCACAGACAGATCAGTGCTTACCGCCACCTCTGGGGAAAGCTACCGCACGCCACTGTCCAAAGGCATCCACTCTTCGGGGTGCTCCTCCTACAGCTTCCACAAAAGCTCTACCTG GACGAAAGTTGCTCCCAGCCCAGCAGGAGAGACTAGAGCGTATAAAGGCTCATCAGCCCGACATCAACACACCATg CGGGACTCGGTGGGTGACTAAGTATACAGAAAACGTTGGTTCACCGCAAATTGTCCGCTTGCCTCGTGCTCCGAAGAAAACTGCATGCCGTTTGGCCTCGACCTTTCGGAGCATACCCAACCCTCATTTTGGAGACAAGTATCGACGCTCCGAATACCAGGCCATCTACGGTCCTGAG ATCCGCACTGCACAATTCAACCTTACTCTGTACCGACAGCTCCACGGAACGGCTTAA